The Candidatus Palauibacter australiensis genome has a window encoding:
- a CDS encoding aldehyde dehydrogenase family protein encodes MAEKFLNYIAGEWTAPATGEYVENRNPARTSDLIGLFPDTGASELDAAVASAQRGFERWSRTPAPERGLVLKTAGDLLTRHKEDLARTATREMGKVLDETRGDVQEAIDTAYYAAVEGRRLFGRTAPSELRSKWAMSFRRPIGVFGIITPFNFPVAVPSWKIFPALLCGNSIIYKPSEDVPHSAHRFVEILLEAGLPPECVQLLHGRGETIGRAIVEHPGVPGLSFTGSTETGSRIGEVAGRMHKRLSLEMGGKNAQIVMADADLDLALEGVLWGAFGTTGQRCTATSRLLVQSEVHDEFVERLCYEARSLRLGDGQEAGVDVGPLIHEAARDKCERYIAIAREEGARVATGGGRPAESGLAGGWFFEPTVLAGVDREHRAAREEIFGPVLSVIRFDTIDEAFDINNEVPYGLSSSIYTRDVTASFRAVEELDNGITYVNAPTIGAEAHLPFGGVKNTGNGHREGGWEVYEFYTETKVAYVDYSGTLQRAQIDVDW; translated from the coding sequence ATGGCTGAGAAGTTCCTCAACTACATCGCGGGCGAGTGGACCGCGCCCGCCACCGGCGAATACGTCGAGAACCGGAACCCGGCGCGCACGTCGGACCTCATCGGCCTCTTCCCCGACACGGGCGCGTCGGAGCTGGACGCGGCCGTGGCCTCCGCCCAGCGCGGCTTCGAGCGCTGGTCCAGGACGCCGGCCCCCGAGCGAGGCCTGGTGCTGAAGACGGCGGGGGACCTGCTCACGCGGCACAAGGAGGACCTCGCGCGCACGGCGACGCGCGAGATGGGCAAGGTGCTCGACGAAACGCGCGGCGACGTCCAGGAGGCCATCGACACGGCCTACTACGCGGCGGTGGAGGGCCGGCGCCTGTTCGGACGCACGGCGCCCTCCGAGCTGCGCAGCAAGTGGGCGATGTCGTTCCGGCGTCCCATCGGCGTGTTCGGGATCATCACCCCCTTCAACTTTCCGGTCGCGGTCCCGAGCTGGAAGATCTTCCCCGCGCTGCTCTGCGGGAACAGCATCATCTACAAGCCCTCGGAGGATGTGCCCCACAGCGCGCATCGGTTCGTGGAGATCCTGCTCGAGGCCGGCCTGCCGCCGGAGTGCGTGCAGTTGCTGCACGGCCGCGGCGAGACGATCGGGCGCGCCATCGTCGAACACCCCGGCGTCCCCGGCCTCTCCTTCACCGGATCCACCGAGACGGGCAGCCGGATCGGCGAGGTCGCGGGGCGGATGCACAAGCGTCTCTCCCTCGAGATGGGCGGCAAGAACGCGCAGATCGTCATGGCCGACGCGGATCTCGACCTCGCCCTCGAGGGCGTGCTGTGGGGCGCCTTCGGCACGACGGGACAGCGCTGCACGGCGACGAGCCGACTCCTCGTGCAGAGCGAGGTCCACGACGAGTTCGTGGAGAGACTGTGCTACGAGGCGCGCTCCCTCCGCCTCGGCGACGGGCAGGAGGCCGGCGTCGATGTGGGTCCGCTCATCCACGAGGCGGCCCGGGACAAGTGCGAACGCTACATCGCGATCGCCCGCGAGGAGGGCGCGAGGGTGGCGACGGGGGGTGGACGGCCGGCGGAGAGCGGCCTCGCCGGCGGCTGGTTCTTCGAGCCGACGGTCCTCGCCGGCGTCGACCGGGAGCACCGCGCCGCGCGCGAGGAGATTTTCGGACCGGTCCTCTCCGTGATCCGCTTCGACACGATCGATGAAGCCTTCGATATCAACAACGAAGTTCCATACGGTCTCTCGTCGTCCATCTATACGAGGGATGTGACGGCCTCCTTCCGCGCGGTGGAGGAACTCGACAACGGGATCACGTACGTGAACGCGCCCACCATCGGCGCGGAGGCGCACCTTCCCTTCGGCGGTGTCAAAAACACGGGCAACGGACACCGTGAAGGGGGGTGGGAAGTCTACGAGTTCTACACGGAAACGAAGGTGGCGTACGTCGATTACAGCGGCACGCTGCAGCGCGCGCAGATCGACGTCGACTGGTGA